In the genome of Calothrix sp. PCC 6303, the window AATCCACCAAACGCTCTTGAAGTCCGTCTTTTTTCACCAACCGATCGATAACAACTTCGATGGTATGGGTAATATTTTTATCTAGTTCAATGGAATCCGAAAGCTCCCGAATTTCCCCATCAATGCGAACCCGCACAAAACCTTGGGAAGCTAAACCCGAAACTAGCTTTTTGTGGGTACCTTTTTTCCCTCTAACTACGGGTGCGAGAATTTGAAACTTAGTCCGTTCTGGCAACTCCATAATTCGATCAACCATTTCATCAATGGTTTGCGGAGCGATATTGCGATCGCATATGGGACAATGGGGTTCACCAGCCCGCCCAAACAGCAACCGCATGTAATCATAAATTTCGGTGACTGTACCGACGGTTGAACGCGGGTTATGGGAAGTAGACTTTTGATCGATGGAAATCGCTGGACTTAAACCCTCGATTGCTTCCACATCGGGTTTATTTAACTGTCCTAAAAACTGTCGTGCATAAGCACTAAGAGATTCAACGTATCTACGTTGTCCCTCGGCAAAAATCGTATCAAAGGCAAGGGAGGACTTACCAGAACCGGAAACACCAGTAAAAACAATTAACTGGTCCCTGGGAATTTCCAAATCAACATTCTTCAGATTGTGCTGTCTAGCACCCCTAATCCGAATCATATTAGAGTTGTCATGGGTCAACTTCGGGGGGTTTCCGTTCGAGGATGCAGCAAACTGAGTTTCTGACATATCGGCGGTTGAAATGTGGGAGGCAAGGCGAAACAGTTCTTAATAGTACCACTACTCTCTGGGCTATGGCATGAAAATCATTCCAACTTTCAAAAATCTAACAGATTAGATTCAAGTTTATAACTAGAGATACTCACAAATTCAGTCTTTTAGGAGAGGGTGAGATAATTCTTCAGTGCTAGTCCCTCAACTCTAATCTTCCCGATTGTAGGCAATTCCCAAAGCTGCGGGGGGTGCGGATTTTTTCACCAAGCCAACTAAAGCTAGCAATGCGACTACATAAGGCAGCATAATTAGAAATTGATAGGGTATATTCACTCCTAAAGCTTGAATTCGTAACTGTAAAGCCTCGGTAGCACCAAATAACAAACTTGCCAACCCACAACCTAAAGGGTGCCATTTACCAAAGATTAAAGCTGCGATCGCAATAAATCCTTTTCCCGCAGTCATTCCTTCAGCAAAGTATTTTATCTGTACTAAACTCAAGTAAGCTCCCCCCAAGCTTGCCAGACAACCACTTGTGATTACTGCTAAATAACGTACCTTCATGACTGAAATTCCTGTAGTCTCAACAGCTTGTGGATATTCTCCCACCGCACGTAAGGTTAAGCCGGGGCTGGAATAAAACAAAAAGTATGTACTAAAAGTAATTAATAATATCAGTAAATATACTAAAGCATCTTGCTGAAAGAAAAGCTCACCAATCACAGGTATATTTGCGAGTCCCGGAATTTTAAATGCTCCAATTGCCGCTAATTTTTGGGCGCTACCACCAGCGAATACCAGCCTTGCCAAAAATGATGTTAATCCAGATGCTACCAAGTTAATTGCCAATCCAGATACCAACTGATTAACCCCCAAACTCACGCATAAGTAAGCATGGAGTAACCCCAGCATACCC includes:
- a CDS encoding ABC transporter permease codes for the protein MNDNLSFFTDYLAASIRLAVPIAFAALGGMYSERGGVLNIALEGMLLTGAFSSAAATFYTNNPWLGVMAAVITGGMLGLLHAYLCVSLGVNQLVSGLAINLVASGLTSFLARLVFAGGSAQKLAAIGAFKIPGLANIPVIGELFFQQDALVYLLILLITFSTYFLFYSSPGLTLRAVGEYPQAVETTGISVMKVRYLAVITSGCLASLGGAYLSLVQIKYFAEGMTAGKGFIAIAALIFGKWHPLGCGLASLLFGATEALQLRIQALGVNIPYQFLIMLPYVVALLALVGLVKKSAPPAALGIAYNRED